From Gossypium raimondii isolate GPD5lz chromosome 11, ASM2569854v1, whole genome shotgun sequence:
ATGTAGCTAGCAATACAGAGGTAAGCCCGTCTATGTGGTCGGTCAGGTGGCAAGGCCTTTATAGGTAACTTGGTATTGTGTTGGTAATGTTGTGACTTTCTCCTTGTTAAGGTTGTGTGAAGTTATTGTGTCCCAATGGTCTCTTAGTGGTCCTCACAGAGAGCCCGTAGCAAATCATCTCTAAAGTAACTTGAAGAGGATTCGTAGAGAATTACTCACAGAAGATTCTCGACGGAAGGTTGGTATAATGGGTACCCTCCGAAAGGGTTATTCTCAACGAAATGTCACTAACAGATTACCCCCTACTCTCCACGTGTCTTCATTAACGTAGGAAgtataacaataaattaaatctacaacttaCATGTAATACATTAACTAGATTTAAATCTATTCCACTTTGAATGCAGTTCAATTCAgcaattatttaattgattacatattgttttatttttcccgTCTGGAGGGAGAGATTGATGggaaaggaaattgagaggcgGAGGCCCAATAGGGCCGCATTAAACGGAGCCCAAGGATCTGAAATTGGCCCACAGCACACATTCCCTGTAGCCCAATTCCGAGTCCAGCAACAGAGGTTTAGGTAGGTATTGAACCAACCTGGACTCTACATCTCAAATGTCCTACTTCAGTCCCATTAATCCTAGGGGGGGAATGGAGATCATTATCTATTTGCTCTGTTTTATCCATAATTAAAAAACCAAGTTACGTTGCTAGAAATGTAAACACTTCAATGGAGTATTGGTTGAGGctttgtttgtaaagaaaaaatattgacTTTTGAACTATCCCAGAAgctttatattaaataattctGGAAAAACTTTATATTAATGGTTAATCCTTTAGGCTGTAGTTTTCCAAGTCAAAGATTTTGATACCCTCTTTATAGATTTATGTTTCGTACAGCTTTTCGGTGTGCTTAACGACATTTTATTGAGTTAGTCTAAAGCCTAACCTCAACATCTTTAGCTTTGCCTTTTAGGATAAGAAAAACCACACGATGACcatcttttatttctattcataAGTTTTATCTGGAAACAAAATAACTCGTTTAAATGTGTTGGAACTTATAGAAATAATGTTATTGCAATTAATGAAATTggatatttacttttttattagttaatattGTATTTGTTTCACTCAAAATTGGTCTAGGGTCTTGGGTTagtattttactatttattacattattattCACCAATGATGTATGGAATTTATGCATTGGCATTggatcaaattttttattatattattaaacataaataattaaatataatattgaacattacaatatttgatttatgttaaattttaaataaaattagtcatAAATGAGGTTTTTCGGAAAatgatttatgttttttaaagaGGTAAgtaaatttatagaaaaagaGGCTCGaggttaatttattattaaggttaaaaagcacttttgaaaaatGCGGTGAAAATAAACTTTGAAAAAgtgattttggaaattttgattatgtttaccgagaaaagtacttttaagaaaataaaatgtcaattttaaacatattatgAAATGGTAGATTTAATGTGAGATAAAGAGATAATTTCATTGAAAAGCATTCttctgaaaattaaaatttaaaatttttaactaggttaaaatctcaatttattatttttggtttgaaAATGGATGTTTGGGTTGAAAGCCATATTTctactaacataaaaaataccaaaaaaaatcgATAAATAAAACTTCCCAAAAGAAACGCACTCTAAATCCAGACAGTAACGGTTCACGTAATCATAACCTGATTTGAAACTTCGCTGTCGTggttttgtcttttttattaaaGTCCTTGGATTTCTCGTTTTAAACCTTTCCCATCTCTTGCATTGTTTGTTAGTTTGTTGTTTTGCCTGCCTGGATACCCctctaaagtctaaaagtctctTAATTCATTGCTGTCCCTTGTGCAGCTGGAACTTGTTCCCAATttaacttcatttttatttcccAACTTTCACATACTTGAATTGAGGCCTCTCTATTTGCCacccaaaaagaaagaaaggagttTCGGCCtgtcttttaatttattgaatattgGGAGTGCTTGTCGCCAATATATCATATCATGGCTTGATTTGAGTATGAAAAACGGTGAAACCAGGCTTCACTTTCGGCCTATAACTCAGCTACCTACTACTACCCTAACGTCATTAACCAAATCTTCTGCGGTTCAAATTAATGCCTTCTTTTATATGGtgtattttcatcattttttatttgaaaatagattaaacTCTTAGTCACcgatatattaaaaaattcatttaaagaAGGATATGATTTGGGCGTGAATGGGTTTCGGGCTTGGCATAGTGGGTGCTGTTGCTGTCGCTTACGTTTTTGATGCCATGTCTCAAGACCTAACCCCCTCTTTGCCTGCGACTGCAATTGTATTGCTTTCGCTTACTTTTCTCGTGTTATGAAATGTCTTAAATCACCCTTAAATTGATAGATAACTAAGCGAAGATATTGTCTATTGCAACTTGCCAGTAAAGGACATTTATTGTATCTTCTGACTGCGATTTGGTTCTTTTTTGACTACCCCATGCCAACTGTGATTTAAGGCATGAAAATAACCGGAGTTCATTACTCTATTACACCTATGTTCTCGGACCaaaattcttttgtttattATCTATTGCCACTACGACCAAACCTCTTTTCGTTTGAGCTAAATCCCAGTAATTAGCCGACGATTAAATTAGTGAATACCATatcaaaacatgatttttgctaacttgatataaatataattaaatatatactgaccacaaaatttaaaattactttatattCTAAACAATAATCGAATTGGAAGACCCTTACAACCTATAGttttacttctatttttttaactaataatgttttatattagtATTCAAGGATGGTGAATGAAACTCATTAAATAGTGTATATATAGAGTTCTTGCTCTTAACAAATTCCACGTTGATTTGACCAGTAAGAACTCGAAGCTAGTTCAAATGCAACTCCATTTCGGTTTAATGTCTGAGGCATCCATcaataatttgatgaatttaccCAAGACAACTTCTAGTCTTCATCCACTTGTACTAAAGTTGTGGAGCAGCTGAGCCAGCAGAGTTTTCGAAAAATGTTTTGCgtaaactattaaattataagatgatgtaaattttaaaaaaattattttaaaagggtTAGGCCCAATCAATCTCTTGGCTCTGTTACGAACCTTATTTGAGATTATTTTCTTTGTCACTCCATTGTTAAATAATTACGAATTGGTGATGTCacgtttttttaattaatataataaaattagtcattaatttttatatttttttgtcaattttatcctattccatataaaaattataaaaataaaaattctttaaaaacagataattattaagttataaaatgtatgtaatatataaatacataaaaaatggaCTGCATAAATACGTAAAGGTaaaggtaaactataaaaatgatcacttttgtttgcttcaGATTACATTCTAATCAtctatgtttgaaatgttacgttttagtcacttacgttatcgttttgttactaagtagtcactctaccgttaagctccgttacctccctaacggcagTTCTACGTGGCAAtctaaatgggttttaaatgtcaacttggatgtctagttgttgggatgaaaaaatatttttaattaaataaatttaatttagactgCCACATAAGatatccaagttggcatttaaaactcagTTGGGCTGCCACGTAGGATCATCATTAGGAAGGAAAATGgagcttaacggtagagtgaccattTCGTAACTAAACGATAaggtaagtgactaaaacataacatttcaaatataagtaactaaaatggaGGAAGCATTGTCAAGTGAGGCATTAAGGGTGGGTGAGTGGGCATAGGAGAGTTGGTGAAGgtgattgtttttgtttctgAGAGAAATTTGGTGGCTGTGAGCTACTAAGTTGGGGCGATAAGAAGGCTGGCTATTATATGGTGTGATCTTGGTGCTTGATTAGTGtgcttttttagaaaaatttgaattataaatttttatttaactcaAGATGcaaatttactattatattaatttataattttatattttttaaaatgataaattaaaattttataatattcacgtcaaattaaaaatttagtatgaattaatatataaaattacaaatttaaaaggactaaaaacagaaaatataattttaaggaGTCTAAGGCTCTTGCTTGTCCAATAAGAGCAATGTTGTGGCTGGTGGGTGGTGTGAGGATGGTGATGGTGCGAAGGTGTGGCGTTAAGGAGGCGGGTGTTTGTTGGTGGTGGGTTCAGCAAAGGattggtgtttgattgaaaaagAAGAGGATTGAaggtaagaaaaaaaaaggggtaagTTTTGATTGGGTAAAGGCTTTGGTGATATGAGAAATTAATTGGTAAATTCTTTTTACTTGGACAAAGGGTGCGAACCACAAAAAGACGTAAacttagtttttcttttatattttataattttcattttataatatatttttttatagttttgatggtaaaattgataaaaaaatataaaagttgaagACATATTGTATTATGACATTTACTTTAACAAGTACCACatcatcattttattaattacttaatggTGGggactaaaacaataatttcaaaaacattattgattaaatcataatttatttttaaataactgatcaaaatgaaaacttgtATATAATGAAGTGACTGATGATATAGTTTATCCAAAGTTTTTGTATAGAACCGTAATTCCACTATAAAGAGGCCATTTTCTTAATTACAGCGCCACTTGCGACTTTTCTTTTACCGTTTTCCACCGAGAACTGAGAAAAGGCACTGTTTCTCGTCTTGTCATTATGCAGTTAGCacagaagagagagagagagagagaggaccAAAGGGCTAGGGTTTAAACTTTAAAGGGTTTTGGGGACATGAGCTCTTAGTAAACAGCAAATCCATCACTATTCTATTACTTTCTTCCTTTTAATCTCCAGCCCCTGCAATTAATAAATCCATTTATTTCTCAAATACACATTAGAAGATAGAACAGGTCTTTAAAAAAGGCCAACCCCTCTCCTTctctctccttttctttctcttgttaTTTCATTGGTAACTGCAAGACCGCCAGCCGCAGTTGCCAGGCGCCGTTTCTCTTTTCTTGAGCTTTCATCTCATGTCCTCTCTCTCCTCAATAATGGTTTGTCCACCATTATATTCTTAAGCCTTGACCAGACTAAtatctcttttttaatttcaagcAGGTAAATCATGGTAAGtctctctttttctccttttttttttcttttttctttctgctTTATCGTTTGTGAAAGCTAAATGAGTTTatggctttttttttaatagttgtTTTCTTCATATGTGCCTCGTTGGCTTCAAGTTCTTCTGACGGAGAAATTCTTCAACGCTTGTATAATTCATGAAGATGCGAGGAAAAACGAGAAGAATATATATTGCTTGGATTGTTGTATCAGTATATGCCCTCGCTGCTTGGCTCCTCACAGTTCCCACAGGCTCTTACAGGTTCCCCCTTGCACCTTGTAATTCTCTTGATATCGTATGATTTCAAGTGCTTTAACTCTCTTTCTCAAGTTCTCAGGTAAGAAGATATGTCTACCATGATGTTATAAGGTTGGATGATGCAACCAAATTAATGGACTGCGCCTTTGTTCAAGTAAGTCATCACCCTTTGCTCCTTAATTCAACTTCAATTCCAACAAACATagaaaacaaaacatgttttagtttcaaatttagCTTTTTGTGAGTAATTTAATTGCTCTTTGTCGTGTCTAATACTTTCGGCATGCTTGGTAAAAAGAGCTGAAATTGTCATAAAGCCTTCAATGCTGTACTCACGGTCTTTCTTTGTTCCGTCTTTGTTTTGTTGTTCCATAAGTCATACATAACAAATAGCGCAAAAGTGGTATTTATAAACCAAAGGCCACAAACAAGGCAGTTCAGAGGCTCCGGCAATTTCTGCACCATCTGCGACAGAAGCCTGCAAGACCCTTATCTCTTTTGCTCTCTTTCCTGCAAGGttactttttcctttattattattttattgcctTTTTATTCCCAGTAGTACattttttcaacaatttcaGCTACCATTTTCTTCATAGCAGATAGATTATCTCTCAAGAACAGAAGATGGGCTTTCCAAGTTCCTGTTTGAGTGCAATTATTTGCCTTTACCTGATTCTGGTCTGGATGATGGTTTGGTGACGCCCGACTCGGTCCTTGAGCCGTCTTGTTCCACCAAAACGTCTTCTGGGTCTGGTGGATACGATGAAGTGTGGTGCCGGGCACTTGCTTGCACCGCTGCAACGTCGGAGATTGTGAGGAAGAAAAGGACAAGCTTGACAGCATGTCGTCCGACATGTCCTCCGGTATCCGAAGTTTCAGGAAATTTAATGAACCGGAGAAAGAAAGCTCCACAACGAGCTCCACTGTATTGAAACTTGATTTCATCTATGGAAGTGAGAGAGGTAAGGGGAGATTGTGACATTgttggtatttatatatatatttcattttcaggCAATTTACGGATGAAATCTCCCAGTTTTGTTAACGCACTGCCCTATCCTCTCCCATAGCATAGTTATTTATATTCATCCTAAAAAACCTATTCTTTCTCTCTTCCATATGTAGTCATAGGGAGTAATAGTAATACTGACAGAAGCTGCtgtattaatataaaatgatttatatttcCCAACCTATATGCTTcactgttttattttttattgtttaactTGAACAATGTCATGTTATTAAGTTCCATATGACGAAGATGAAAGATGAcgatatcaaaatatcaattatcATCTTTGTAGATTGATCCCAATCTTTACACACAGAGggtaattcaattatttattggTTTCCTTTCCTTTGAGAAAGGTAGTACAATATTGTCTTTTTGTATTTCAATATTCTAGTTTTAAATTTTCCCATAATGTTTTGTACATGGAAGAATTTTAAGGTGAAGTATTCCGTATGTTCCGATTAATGcaaattgtttataatattgtgtatttttataacaaaattattacaaaattatatatttaaaatcaaacattatagtattttaatttttaaagttaaacaTTAGGTAAAACTGGTTTAGTGTTTTACGCatgtacaattttaaatttcatcttcTCATCAAACTGTTTCATCCAGACATCCTTGGACTAGTGGGATGATCATCGTCATTAGATTTTCACTTCGCTCCACCATTAAGAGTTAGACATCATCAACACCATTGTAAATCTCAATAATACTATTAGTATTTGTTTGTCGATTTAGTGAGGAACAACCTTTTGATATAAGGTTTTGGTCACCTTATGCAAGGACTAGTGTTGGGCAAGTAATGACCCGCTCTGCTCTGGGTTTCTGCCACGTTTCTTTATATGTGTTGGCTTCTTCTTTCGTTTCTGCACATAAAATACAATGTTTTTGTACCCTTTACAACAGCATTGATGAAGCATGCCGACGTTTGTTTACAAAGCAAAGCTAAAATTGCGGTCACAGTCCTGggtgtgttttttttaatgctCGAGATAAATGGGACCACAACGCTCTTGCTCAAAGCTATTGCTTGCACAAATAATAGGAGTTAATTTGGCGTGAAACTGCCATCACTTTGTAGCAAAATTTTATGTGCTTTTTGCTTGTGCAATATATCTGACAGGAAAAAGGGGTGAAGAGATAGATGGATTTATATACACGAATCTAAAGTGGGTCCAGGAATTACAGTAAGGTTGCATTCGCATCGACTGCCGTGTTTACGCTATAGAAAAGAGTCGGGTAAATGCATTCACTGTAAATTTATAGCCCAATTTCACAAGCTCCCCACACCCTGAATGTTCATACAAAAAGTATCTAGCAGTTGCTGAAACCTCCAAAACTAAAATGTTGGCCTTGGCCCAAATCCTTTGCAAAGATGAGGTCCTTTCTTCCTCACAGCAATATGGGAAATTCAATCTTTTGattataattttgtgttttgacTTTGAGCAGGTTGAACAAAGGTGATACAGACAAGCATTAACATACATAATTTCAGATGAAATTCTACTGTATTTCTGTTTCTTACTGTCTCTGATATGTAAAGCTGGTTAAGTGTGTGAGACAGGGAAGTAAGCCATCTCACTTTCAAATGATAAAAGAACAATTTaggaatacaaaaaaaaaacctgtgCATGTAAATATAGTATATCTGACATGCAAGGAGTATATATAATGTTGATCTAGATGATTTATGGTATGAGCAAGTTAATCAGAAGATTCTATTTCTTGTATCCATTTGTCAACATCCCATGTATCTCGAAAATTTTCACCATGACCGAATATGCCTTTCACGAAGCTGAAAAACGTTATTTCTTCCCACGATTTCGGGGGCCTGATGTCCGACTGAGCAGCAAGCC
This genomic window contains:
- the LOC105802582 gene encoding protein RGF1 INDUCIBLE TRANSCRIPTION FACTOR 1; protein product: MLFSSYVPRWLQVLLTEKFFNACIIHEDARKNEKNIYCLDCCISICPRCLAPHSSHRLLQVRRYVYHDVIRLDDATKLMDCAFVQSYITNSAKVVFINQRPQTRQFRGSGNFCTICDRSLQDPYLFCSLSCKIDYLSRTEDGLSKFLFECNYLPLPDSGLDDGLVTPDSVLEPSCSTKTSSGSGGYDEVWCRALACTAATSEIVRKKRTSLTACRPTCPPVSEVSGNLMNRRKKAPQRAPLY